The Candidatus Krumholzibacteriia bacterium DNA window GGAGCGAAGGAAGAGAAAGCGAAGAGGGTCGAGAGGGCTGCCGAGGAGTCCGCGTATCCCCCGCCGCTGCCCCCACCGACGCGGATTCAGCGTCTCGACACGGAGCGAGAGCGGAGTGACCGCCGCATCGTGCGCATCCCGTTCGTCGCCGCCCTCGGCTGGGCCGCGGCGCTGGCGGCAGCTCTTCTCGGCATCGTGGAGCAGCGCACGGTGCGCCGGCTCGAGAGCGAAACGGTGGCGCTGCGCCAACAGCAGGCCCGTCTCGAAGACCATCTCGCCGAGGAGCAGCGCTGGGCGGCGACGATGTCCTCGCCCGCGGCGCGCACCGCCATCCTCGCCGCCACGACGCAGGATCGCGCTGGCCTCTCCGGCTGGGCGCTCTACGATCCCTCGGCGCAACGTGCGGTCGTCGTCCTGGAGAACCTGCAGCTCGAGCCCGGGCACGACTTCCAGCTCTGGGCCATCGGCCCGCACGGGCCGCGCAGCCTCGGTGTCATCCAGGTGGAAACGGGTGGGCGCGCCTTCATGCGACTGACGCGAGTCGTCGTGCCGGCGGATATCTCGGCCTTCGCGGTTTCCTACGAAGCCAAGGGCGGCTCGCCCAATCCCACCGCACCGGCTGGACCCGTGGTCATGGCAGGGACTCTGTGAGCTCGGGTTCTCGGGCGCAGGCCTGTCCCCTCTGCACCGGTCGAGGCGTCGCACCGCTCTTCGAGATCGGCGCGACGAAGGTCGTCCGCTGTTGCGGCTGCGGCCTCCAGTTCGCTTCGACGTACCCCGACATCGAACAGACCGGCAGCGAGATGTACGGCACCGATTATTTCGCCAGCGCGCAGCGGGAGGCCGAATCCCGCCGCCGCATCTTCTCCCTGTTGCTCGACGAAGTGGAGGCCATCCTCGCGCCGGCCGCACATCGCGCTGCAGGCGTGGAATCCGTGTCGGCGTCGCCGTCGGACGGGCAGCGGGACACCGCGCCCCCACGCGCCCCCCGCCGCTTTCTCGACGTCGGCGCCGGGGAGGGCACGCTTTTGCAAGTCGCGGGCGCGCGAGGCTGGCAGGCGGAAGGGATCGATGTGGCCGGGGAGATGGTGCGCCACGGGCGCGAAAGACTCGGACTCCAGGTGCAGCATGCCACGCTCGAGCAGGCGAAGCTCGATCTCGGCGCCTTCGATTGCATCGTGCTCAACCACGTCCTCGAGCACGTGCGCGACCCGGTGGCGGCATTGCGCCGCGTCGCCGGGCTGCTCCGTCCAGGTGGTGTCGTGCGTGTCGAGGTTCCCAACCTCGCCAGCCTCTCCTCGCATCTCAAGAACCTGCAGAGCCGTCTCGGTCTCAAGCGCCAGCCGTGGAAGCACTACTCGGTGGAGCACCACTTCTGGTTCTTCACCCCGGCGACGTTGCGGAAGACCTTCGCCGGCGCCGGGTTGGAGATCGCGCGGCTCTCGACGCCAGCGCGGCAGTGGGACACGCCCACACCGTCGCGGCGCCTGTCGAACCGCGTGCATCAGAGGCTGGGCTGGGGGAAGCACATCGTCGCCTACGGCCGCCGCCTCGCGGCGCTGGCGCTCTTGGCGCTCACGTTGGGTGCGACCGCGGCGAGCTCGGCCAGCGCGCTAGGCGCAGCGAACGACGCCTCTCCTCCTGCCGAAACGCAAACCGGAACCAAGGCACCGTATGTCGTGGTACTCGGCATCGCCCAGGACGGCGGGGTGCCGCAAGCAGGGAGCCTCGATCACCCGGGCTGGAACGATCCGGCAGCGCGCCACAAAGTCGTCTGCCTCGGCCTCATCGATCCCGCCTCCTCGCAGCGCTGGATGTTCGAAGCGACCCCCGACTTCCCGGCGCAGCTGCACGCCCTCGACACCCTCGCCCCCACGGCGGCGCGCCCCGGCCTGGACGGGATCTTCCTCACCCACGCCCACGTGGGTCACTACGCCGGCCTGATCCATCTGGGGCACGAGGTGATGGGAGCGCGCGGGGTGCCCGTGTACGCCATGCCGCGGCTGCTCGAATTCCTGCGCACCAACGGCCCTTGGGAGATGCTCGTCCGCCGCAGCAACATCGAGTTGCGAGGCTTGCAGGACAGTGTCGCGATAACACTGAACGCACGCCTCCGGGTCGTCCCCTTCCGCGTGCCGCACCGGCAGGAGTATTCCGAGGTCGTGGGCTTCCGCATCCTGGGGCCCGAGCGTTCTGTCCTCTTCCTCCCCGACATCGACCACTGGGAGGAACTGGACGCCATGGGTGTCCGCATCGAGGACCTGATCCGACAAGTGGACGCAGCGTACTTGGATGCCACCTTCTACGCCGACGGCGAGATCCCCGGCCGCGACATGACCGGCTTCCCACACCCCTTCATCACCCGCAGCATGGAGCGCTTCGCCACGCTTCCCGCGGCGGAGCGCGCCAAGATCCACTTCATCCACTTGAACCACACCAACCCGGCGCTGGACCCACACAGCGAGGCGCGCCAGTTCATCACCACCCGCGGTTACCGGGTCGCGGCCGAAATGGAGCGGATCGACCTCTGACGTGTTCACCGACAGCTTCACGGGAGAAGACGACGGTGGCGATTCGACATGGTCGCTCGATTGGATGGCCGCGCGACGCTAGTGGCATCGAAGCCGCGGGCGCCCCGCCAGGAAAAGCCAAGGGAAGGGGCAGCAGGAACGAGCGCTGCTCCAGAAGGCGGAGGGTGGCGTGCCTCGGCGCCGCCATCGTGTCGACCGCCCCGCTTCCGGTCGCGGCGCAGTCGGGCTGGCGGGTCGCCTGGGGACTGACAGTCCCCTACAACCTACCCATGCCGCTCCGGATCGACCAGGGCGGGGAGTCGGAGCTCGACATCACCGCCCGCTACGCTGCGAAGCCGTTCGATCGGCCGATCACCTGGGAATTCCGTCTGGGGCGCTGGCGCCAGGGTGAGGCCTGGGAGCTGGATCTCGTGCATCACAAGATCTACCTGGACAACGGCCCCCCGGAGGTCGAGAAGTTCAGCATCTCGCATGGATTCAATCTGCTGACGCTGCAGCGGGCGTGGCGTCGAGAGCGCGTCGAGTGGCGCGTGGGCACCGGCCTCGTGCTCGCGCACCCCGAGAGCACCGTTCGCGGCCGGATGCTCGCGGAAACG harbors:
- a CDS encoding anti-sigma factor, with protein sequence GAKEEKAKRVERAAEESAYPPPLPPPTRIQRLDTERERSDRRIVRIPFVAALGWAAALAAALLGIVEQRTVRRLESETVALRQQQARLEDHLAEEQRWAATMSSPAARTAILAATTQDRAGLSGWALYDPSAQRAVVVLENLQLEPGHDFQLWAIGPHGPRSLGVIQVETGGRAFMRLTRVVVPADISAFAVSYEAKGGSPNPTAPAGPVVMAGTL
- a CDS encoding methyltransferase domain-containing protein, whose product is MSSGSRAQACPLCTGRGVAPLFEIGATKVVRCCGCGLQFASTYPDIEQTGSEMYGTDYFASAQREAESRRRIFSLLLDEVEAILAPAAHRAAGVESVSASPSDGQRDTAPPRAPRRFLDVGAGEGTLLQVAGARGWQAEGIDVAGEMVRHGRERLGLQVQHATLEQAKLDLGAFDCIVLNHVLEHVRDPVAALRRVAGLLRPGGVVRVEVPNLASLSSHLKNLQSRLGLKRQPWKHYSVEHHFWFFTPATLRKTFAGAGLEIARLSTPARQWDTPTPSRRLSNRVHQRLGWGKHIVAYGRRLAALALLALTLGATAASSASALGAANDASPPAETQTGTKAPYVVVLGIAQDGGVPQAGSLDHPGWNDPAARHKVVCLGLIDPASSQRWMFEATPDFPAQLHALDTLAPTAARPGLDGIFLTHAHVGHYAGLIHLGHEVMGARGVPVYAMPRLLEFLRTNGPWEMLVRRSNIELRGLQDSVAITLNARLRVVPFRVPHRQEYSEVVGFRILGPERSVLFLPDIDHWEELDAMGVRIEDLIRQVDAAYLDATFYADGEIPGRDMTGFPHPFITRSMERFATLPAAERAKIHFIHLNHTNPALDPHSEARQFITTRGYRVAAEMERIDL